A window of the Tunturibacter empetritectus genome harbors these coding sequences:
- the cbiB gene encoding adenosylcobinamide-phosphate synthase CbiB: MSRRSVIAAAYLFDWVAGDPEWFPHPVRLIGKGIEGGERILRRPRQTPAAEFVAGGILTLGVVVAAYFASAKTIDWAHKTDRRLGFAAEMLLAWTCLASRSLHKEASAVVDAMEEGDSILARQRLTRIVGRDTQALDMQEISRAVIETVAESGSDGVVAPLFYLAIGGVPLAMAYKAINTLDSMIGHADDRYFYFGKIAARLDDVANFIPSRLTALGIAAAAALQDASPAAALETWWRDGMKHKSPNAGQPESAMAGALKVRLGGDNYYAGELIAAPLLGAGFPPPNVLKARLAIRIVTIVSALGAVTALLLHRRRR; this comes from the coding sequence ATGAGTCGTCGAAGCGTTATCGCAGCAGCTTATCTGTTCGACTGGGTAGCTGGCGATCCTGAATGGTTCCCTCATCCCGTTCGGTTGATTGGCAAAGGAATAGAAGGGGGAGAACGAATTCTTCGAAGGCCCAGGCAGACTCCAGCAGCAGAGTTTGTCGCCGGTGGCATACTGACCTTAGGAGTGGTCGTTGCGGCGTATTTCGCGTCGGCAAAGACGATTGACTGGGCGCATAAGACGGACCGGCGGCTGGGATTCGCTGCGGAGATGCTGCTCGCATGGACGTGCCTTGCATCGCGCAGCCTGCACAAGGAGGCTTCTGCAGTTGTCGACGCTATGGAGGAAGGCGACAGCATCCTGGCCCGACAGCGGCTGACACGAATCGTCGGTCGCGATACGCAGGCACTCGACATGCAGGAGATCAGCCGCGCTGTCATCGAGACCGTGGCAGAGAGCGGTTCGGATGGCGTCGTCGCACCACTTTTTTATTTGGCTATCGGAGGAGTTCCGCTTGCCATGGCCTATAAGGCGATCAACACTCTTGATTCGATGATCGGCCATGCAGATGATCGATATTTTTACTTTGGAAAAATCGCAGCGCGGCTGGATGATGTCGCCAATTTTATACCCTCTCGATTGACAGCTCTGGGTATCGCTGCAGCAGCCGCCTTACAAGACGCGAGTCCTGCAGCAGCGCTTGAGACATGGTGGCGCGACGGCATGAAACACAAAAGTCCGAACGCGGGACAGCCAGAGAGCGCCATGGCGGGCGCACTGAAGGTGCGACTTGGAGGAGACAACTACTACGCCGGCGAGCTTATTGCAGCGCCCCTGCTTGGGGCGGGTTTTCCGCCGCCCAATGTGCTCAAAGCAAGGCTGGCCATCAGGATAGTTACTATCGTCTCTGCCCTTGGCGCAGTTACCGCACTGTTGCTGCATCGGAGACGAAGATGA